The segment GTCCCGTGGCGATGGGCTATATGATCGAGCACGCCGGATACCGTGCGGCATTCTGCGTGCTGGTGGCCATCGCGCTGGTCGGCCAGGCTGGCCTGCAGTACGTGCGTCCGCGCCTGCCGGCGCAAGGCGGCAACGCAGGCAGGATCGCCATCGAGGACGGCTCGCGCCGGTCGACGCTGGATCTGCTGCAGCACCCCGAGTTGCGTGCGGTGTTCATCGCCAGCGCCGTGCTTTCGGCCGCGTGGGATCTCCACGCGTTCCTGATTCCGATCCAGGGCACGCATATCGGCCTGTCTCCGTCGTCGATCGGCTGGGTACTCGGTGCGTTCTCGATCGCCACGCTGGCGATCCGCGTGGCCATGCCGATGGTGTCGCGCCACTTTTCCGAATGGCGGATCATCCGCCTGGCGCTGACCGTGGGCGCGATGGCATATCTGGTCTACCCGTTCGTGTCGCACTTCTGGCTCATGTGCAGCCTGGCATTCGTGCTCGGCCTCGCGCTGGGCAGCGCCCAGCCGAACGTCATGAACATCCTGCACACGGTGTCGCCGTCGGGCCGCGCCGGCGAGGCGCTTGGCCTGCGTTCGGCGGTACTGAACACGAGCCAGGTGGTGTGGCCGCTGACCTTTGGCGTGGTCGGCACGGCGCTTGGCATGTTGCCGATCTTCCTGTCGATGGCCGGCGCGATGGGCATGGCGGGTTACTACTCGCGCAAACAGTCGCGCAAGATCGCCCTGCCCGACTAAGCACCCTCGGCGCCCCGAGGTGCCCTAAGCGCGTTGCGGCAACGCAAATGCAGCGTGCAGCGCATTCGCTATACTCGAAGTACGCATATCCGCGCGATTCGTGCGCGGAACGCAAACCTTCCTGATACGCGACATGACCCAACTCGCAGACCTGCGCCGCAACTACATGCTGAGCGCGCTTTCCGAAACCGACGTCGCTCCCGACCCGATTCGCCAGTTCCAGTCGTGGTTCGACGAAGCCATGCAAGCCAAGCTGCCTGAGCCGAACGCCATGACGCTGGCCACCGTGGGCGCCGACGGCCAGCCGTCCGCGCGCATCGTGCTGCTCAAGGGCATGGATGCCGACGGCTTCACATTCTTCACCAATTACGAAAGCCGCAAGGGCGTTGACCTGCTGGCCAACCCGCGCGCGGCTCTGTTGTTCCATTGGGTGCAGCTCGAGCGGCAGATCCGCGTCGAAGGCATCGTCGAGAAGGTCGAGGATGCGGAGAGCGACGCCTACTACGCGTCGCGGCCGCTCGGTTCACGCCTGGGTGCCTGGGCATCCGAACAGAGCCGCGAGGTTGCTGGCCGCGACGTGATCGAAGCGCGCGAAGCGGATTTCCGCAACAAGTTCGGCGAGAACCCGCCGCGCCCGCCGCACTGGGGCGGCTACAGGCTCAAACCGACTTGGATCGAGTTCTGGCAAGGCCGCCCTTCGCGCCTGCACGATCGAATCGCCTATCGCCAGAACGCTGATGGAAACTGGCAAATCGTGAGGCTCTCGCCCTGACGCCATCAGCGTCTGCGAGGTCTGATAGACATTTGTCCAATGAAGGACCTGCACTGCACAATTTCAAAAATTGGCGTAAAGTTTGACGGTTGCTGCACCGGCTATGCACCGGTGCGCACCCCAAGGCCAGCGCTGCGTATGAACGCGCAGTGATCGCAGCAGACCGTGGGGCATTCGTTCGAGAGGGATAACCAACCAATCGGGAGAAAGCCGCATGTTTTTCAAGCAGACCCTGGACAAGCAACTCGATAGCTGGATTGCCGATGTGCGCGAGCACTCGAATTTGCCCGTCAAGCTCCGACTCTGGAATGGCAGTGAATATCAGCTCGGCAGCTTTGACAGACCCGCCGTCACGCTGACCGTGCGCGAAGCCTCCGCGCTGCCGTTCTTGCTAGTACCCAGCCTGGACAATCTCAGTGAAGCGTATGTCCAGGAGAAGATCGACCTCGATGGGCGCCTGGCCGACATCATCAAGGTGGGATACGGTCTCTCCGCCGCCGCCGCACGCCGTGCGGGCGGCGTGCTGAACAAGGTGGCGCAGCATTTCACGCACACCAAGGCCGAGGACAAGGCGTCGATCCAGTATCACTACGACGTTTCCAACGACTTCTACAAGCTCTGGCTCGATCCGAACATGGTCTATTCATGTGCGTACTTCGAGAACGGCAACGAAGACCTGGCCACCGCGCAGATCAAGAAGATCGACCATATCCTGACCAAGATCCGCTTGGAACCTGGGCAGACGCTGCTCGACATCGGTTGCGGCTGGGGCGCGCTGGTGCTGCGGGCCGCGCAAAAGTTTGGCGCCAGGTGCGTGGGCATCACGCTGTCACAGAACCAGTTCGATCTGGCGACCGCGCGCGTGAGGGCTGCGGGCCTGCAGGACCGCATCGAGATCCGCCTGCAGGACTATCGCGACATCAGCGGGCAATTCGACCGCATCACGAGCGTCGGCATGTTCGAACACGTCGGCAAGGATAACTTGCCGGGTTATTTCGCCCGTATGCGCGACCTGCTGGCCGAAGGTGGCGTGGCGATGAACCACGGCATTACCGCCACCGACCCAGACAGCGGCGAGATACCGATGGACGGTTCGGGCTTCATGGATCGCTATGTGTTCCCGCAGGGCGAGCTGCCGCATATCGGCATGGTGCTGACCACGATGCAGAAGGGCGGCCTCGAAGCCTTCGACGTGGAACTGCTGCGCCGCCACTATGCGCAGACGCTGCGTCACTGGGCGGAGAATTTCGAGACCAATGCCGATACCATCCGCGAGATGGTCGGCGAGAAGAAATTCCGCATCTGGCGCATCTATCTGGCGGGCTGCTCACATGCATTCACAAGCGGGAAGATGTCGATCTACCAGGTGGTATGCCAGAAGGCCGATCGCAATGCCGACACATTCCCGACGTCGCGGCGTTATATTTACGCGTCTCCGATCGGTACGCCTTCCTGACGCTTGACTGAGAACCTCGACCTATTCGGCGATGCCCCGGCATCGCCGCCCGTTGCGAAGTCCACTGCCCGACCTGCGGCGGGCGATCCCGAAAATAAGAAGCCCGTTGGCAAGATCGTCCAGCCTTGGACGCCCGACGCCGCGTTGCAGGCGCTCGCGAAGCAACTGCCGCCAAACCTCTACTTCGGCACCTCGTCCTGGTCCTATCCCGGCTGGCACGGCATTACCTACGACGGCCAGTACACCGAGAGCCTGCTGTCACGCAAAGGTCTGCGTGCCTGTGGCCAGCATCCGCTGCTGCGCGCGGCTGGCATCGACCGCGGTTTCTACGGCCCGATTCCATTGGCCGATTACCTGAACTACGCCTCGCAGGTGCCCGAAGACTTCCGCTTTCTGGTCAAGGCGCCCGCCAGCGTGTGCGACGCATGGCTGCGCGGCCCCGATGGCGCCGGTCGGCTGCAGAACGCCGCGTTCCTCAATGCCGAGATCGCAATCCGCGACTTCATCGAGCCGGCCACGAGCGGGCTCGGCCCGCGCTGCGGCCCCCTGCTGTTCCAGCTTTCGCCGCTGGCTGGCATGGCTGACGACGGCCCCGCTTTCCTGGCACGGCTCGACGCGTTCCTTGCCGAACTGCCCGCGCTGGACCGCGCGGTGACGCCAAATGCCTGCTATGCGGTGGAGATCCGTGACGCGGCGCTGCTGACGCCACGCTACATCCGTATGCTGCGCGAGCGCGGCGTGCGTTTCTGCCTGGCCGCGCGTGACCGTCTGCCACCCGTGCAACGTCAGGCTGCGGCGCAGGCATTGATGGACGATGGCGCGCCCGGCCCGCTGGTCTTGCGCTGGATGCTGCGCGAAGGCCGGTCCTATTCGATGGCCGAGCAGGCATTCTCGCCATTCGACAAGCTCGTGGACGAAGATGCCGAAACGCGCCACGCCATCGCTGACGTGGTTGTGCGCACGCTGCGCGCCGGCCAGCCCGCCCATGTCATCGTCAGCAATAACGCCGAAGGCTGCGCGCCGTTGAGCATCGCGCGGCTCGCTGAGGTAATCGCCGGGAAGCTGGCGACCTAGCGCCGCATCCGGTGCGAGAAATCGCGCCTGAATTTCGTCAGCTTCGGCGAAATCACGAATGCGCAATACCCTTGCGCCGGGTGCTCCTGGTAGTAGTTCTGGTGGCTGGCCTCGGCGGGCCAGTAGGGTTGCTCCGGCTCCACCTGTGTCACGATCGGCGCATCGTAGACATGCTCGGCAGCCAGCTTGCCAATCACATACTCGGCGACCGCGCGCTGCGCCTCCGAGTGCGTGAAGATGCTGGAACGGTACTGTGTGCCGACATCGTTGCCCTGCCGGTTCAGTTGCGTCGGATCGTGGATCGAAAAGAAGATTTCAAGGATCTCGCGATAGTTGATCGCGGACGGGTCGAATGTCACCCGCACCACTTCGGCGTGCCCGGTATCTCCCGCGCAAACCTCGTGATAGGTGGGCTGGCTGACGTGCCCACCCGTGTATCCCGATTCCACCGCGCGCACACCGGCGACCTGTTGGTAGACCGCCTCCAGACACCAGAAGCAGCCGCCACCGAGCGTGGCGATTTCAAGGCCATGGTCCATTTGCTCGTCCCCCTTCCAGTCGCGGACGCCACGCTGGCTCGCGCAGGCGTCCTGTCTAGGATAAGCACTTGGCGCGCTTGCTGCCGACTTTAAAGCGCCCGGACGGCTTCCAACGTCACTTCAGCGGTGATTGGCTGGACTCCGCTACAATCGCAGGCAACGTTGGCTCGCCTGCTTTGTGCGAAAAACCACTGAAAACATCGCAAACGCGGATTAGGTTGATACGCGTTGAATGCATGGCGGCCATCCCGATATGAAGATCATGGATTTGTGTGAAGCCCGAGACATGGGCATACCCGAGGCCGAGACCCCAATCATGGCGCGCAAGGCCACCGCCCCCGATTTCGATAGCCAGCATTTCAAGCGGGCGCTGTCGCAGTTCGCCACCGGCGTGACCGTGATCACGACGCGCGCGGCCGGCCACCCGCACGCCAACGGCGCACCGTTCGTCGGCATCACCGCGAGTTCGTTCAACTCGGTATCGCTCGATCCGCCGCTGGTGCTGTGGAGCATGGCAACCCGCGCCAACAGCCTGCCGATGTTCCGCGACGGCTCGCACTACATCATCAACGTGCTGGCGGCATCGCAGCTCGACCTCTGCCAGCGCTTCGCCACGCTCAAAGGCGACCGGTTCGCCGGCGTCGACTATCGTCTTTCCGCCACCGGATTGCCCATCCTTG is part of the Cupriavidus metallidurans CH34 genome and harbors:
- a CDS encoding SAM-dependent methyltransferase codes for the protein MFFKQTLDKQLDSWIADVREHSNLPVKLRLWNGSEYQLGSFDRPAVTLTVREASALPFLLVPSLDNLSEAYVQEKIDLDGRLADIIKVGYGLSAAAARRAGGVLNKVAQHFTHTKAEDKASIQYHYDVSNDFYKLWLDPNMVYSCAYFENGNEDLATAQIKKIDHILTKIRLEPGQTLLDIGCGWGALVLRAAQKFGARCVGITLSQNQFDLATARVRAAGLQDRIEIRLQDYRDISGQFDRITSVGMFEHVGKDNLPGYFARMRDLLAEGGVAMNHGITATDPDSGEIPMDGSGFMDRYVFPQGELPHIGMVLTTMQKGGLEAFDVELLRRHYAQTLRHWAENFETNADTIREMVGEKKFRIWRIYLAGCSHAFTSGKMSIYQVVCQKADRNADTFPTSRRYIYASPIGTPS
- a CDS encoding DUF72 domain-containing protein, whose translation is MTENLDLFGDAPASPPVAKSTARPAAGDPENKKPVGKIVQPWTPDAALQALAKQLPPNLYFGTSSWSYPGWHGITYDGQYTESLLSRKGLRACGQHPLLRAAGIDRGFYGPIPLADYLNYASQVPEDFRFLVKAPASVCDAWLRGPDGAGRLQNAAFLNAEIAIRDFIEPATSGLGPRCGPLLFQLSPLAGMADDGPAFLARLDAFLAELPALDRAVTPNACYAVEIRDAALLTPRYIRMLRERGVRFCLAARDRLPPVQRQAAAQALMDDGAPGPLVLRWMLREGRSYSMAEQAFSPFDKLVDEDAETRHAIADVVVRTLRAGQPAHVIVSNNAEGCAPLSIARLAEVIAGKLAT
- a CDS encoding MFS transporter, translated to MTLPHAAVPPISWLIALTVCNHLAFNASRVVVSLFAISLKASTVTLGILMSLYALLPMFLAIRAGKRIDEIGPRLPMTAGSLMVVAGTLLPAVWHDIASLYGACALIGVGFMLVQVAMQLLIGQVSTNETRLRNYTLHALGLSISGTLGPVAMGYMIEHAGYRAAFCVLVAIALVGQAGLQYVRPRLPAQGGNAGRIAIEDGSRRSTLDLLQHPELRAVFIASAVLSAAWDLHAFLIPIQGTHIGLSPSSIGWVLGAFSIATLAIRVAMPMVSRHFSEWRIIRLALTVGAMAYLVYPFVSHFWLMCSLAFVLGLALGSAQPNVMNILHTVSPSGRAGEALGLRSAVLNTSQVVWPLTFGVVGTALGMLPIFLSMAGAMGMAGYYSRKQSRKIALPD
- the msrA gene encoding peptide-methionine (S)-S-oxide reductase MsrA, whose protein sequence is MDHGLEIATLGGGCFWCLEAVYQQVAGVRAVESGYTGGHVSQPTYHEVCAGDTGHAEVVRVTFDPSAINYREILEIFFSIHDPTQLNRQGNDVGTQYRSSIFTHSEAQRAVAEYVIGKLAAEHVYDAPIVTQVEPEQPYWPAEASHQNYYQEHPAQGYCAFVISPKLTKFRRDFSHRMRR
- the pdxH gene encoding pyridoxamine 5'-phosphate oxidase, with product MTQLADLRRNYMLSALSETDVAPDPIRQFQSWFDEAMQAKLPEPNAMTLATVGADGQPSARIVLLKGMDADGFTFFTNYESRKGVDLLANPRAALLFHWVQLERQIRVEGIVEKVEDAESDAYYASRPLGSRLGAWASEQSREVAGRDVIEAREADFRNKFGENPPRPPHWGGYRLKPTWIEFWQGRPSRLHDRIAYRQNADGNWQIVRLSP
- a CDS encoding flavin reductase family protein, with amino-acid sequence MGIPEAETPIMARKATAPDFDSQHFKRALSQFATGVTVITTRAAGHPHANGAPFVGITASSFNSVSLDPPLVLWSMATRANSLPMFRDGSHYIINVLAASQLDLCQRFATLKGDRFAGVDYRLSATGLPILANALAWFECHNRSRYDEGDHVIFVGEVERCGIFDTGGQPLVFQGAQFSTLSPLDR